From a region of the Alnus glutinosa chromosome 1, dhAlnGlut1.1, whole genome shotgun sequence genome:
- the LOC133881256 gene encoding probable serine/threonine-protein kinase At1g54610, translated as MGCVFGREVSARPSSVEEERNEEVRAERAERAEAEVCEAPNGGNRKENEDEERSVRSRRRSGRPRPNPRLSNPPKHLHGEQVAAGWPSWLSAVAGEAINGWTPRRADTFEKLDKIGQGTYSNVYKARDTLTGKIVALKKVRFDNLEPESVKFMAREILILRRLNNPNVVKLEGLVTSRMTCSLYLVFEYMEHDLAGLAASPGIKFTEPQVKCYMHQLLSGLEHCHKRNVLHRDIKGSNLLIDNEGVLKIADFGLASFFDPNHKQPMTSRVVTLWYRPPELLLGATDYGVGVDLWSAGCILAELLAGKPIMPGRTEVEQLHKIFKLCGSPSEEYWKKSKLPHATIFKPQQSYKRCIAETFKDFPPSSLPLIETLLAIDPAERQTATAALRSEFFTTKPYACEPSSLPKYPPSKEMDAKLRDEEARRLRTAGKANADAVKRSRQRDRAVRAFPAPEANAELQANLDRRRLITHANAKSKSEKFPPPHQDGTLGYPLGSSHHIDPVFDPPDVPFSSTHFTYSKAPIQTWSGPLVDSAPSGAPRRKKHTSGDVHAHSKSSRKDSKR; from the exons atggggtgTGTGTTTGGGAGAGAGGTGTCGGCGAGGCCGAGCTCGGTGGAGGAGGAGAGGAACGAGGAGGTTAGGGCTGAGAGAGCGGAGAGAGCTGAGGCTGAGGTTTGTGAGGCTCCCAACGGTGGGAATCGGAAGGAGAATGAGGACGAGGAGAGGAGTGTCAGGTCGCGGAGGCGGTCGGGGAGGCCGAGGCCGAATCCGCGCCTGAGCAATCCGCCGAAGCACCTGCACGGCGAGCAGGTCGCCGCCGGCTGGCCCTCCTGGCTCTCTGCCGTTGCTGGAGAAGCCATCAATGGGTGGACGCCGCGGCGGGCCGACACGTTTGAGAAGCTTGATAAG ATTGGGCAAGGTACGTACAGTAATGTGTACAAAGCGAGGGATACTTTGACGGGGAAGATTGTTGCATTGAAGAAGGTTCGATTTGACAATTTGGAGCCTGAGAGTGTAAAGTTCATGGCCAGAGAGATTCTCATCCTGCGCCGTTTAAATAATCCAAATGTTGTAAAATTGGAAGGTCTGGTGACTTCGAGGATGACGTGTAGTCTGTACCTTGTGTTTGAATATATGGAGCATGACTTGGCCGGTCTTGCTGCGAGCCCTGGAATCAAGTTCACAGAACCTCAG GTCAAATGTTATATGCACCAGCTGTTATCTGGGCTTGAACACTGTCACAAACGGAATGTGCTCCATCGTGATATAAAGGGGTCTAATCTTTTAATTGACAACGAAGGAGTTCTGAAGATAGCTGATTTTGGATTGGCTTCCTTCTTTGATCCCAATCACAAACAGCCTATGACTAGCAGGGTGGTTACTTTATGGTACCGACCCCCAGAACTTCTTCTTGGGGCCACTGATTATGGTGTAGGTGTGGACCTCTGGAGTGCTGGTTGCATTTTAGCTGAGTTGTTGGCAGGGAAGCCCATCATGCCTGGTCGCACAGAG GTGGAGCAGCTTCACAAGATATTTAAGCTCTGTGGTTCTCCATCTGAAGAGTATTGGAAAAAGTCAAAGTTGCCACATGCAACCATATTTAAGCCCCAACAATCATACAAGCGATGCATAGCCGAGACATTCAAAGATTTTCCACCATCATCTTTGCCACTAATCGAGACCCTCCTTGCAATTGACCCAGCTGAACGTCAGACTGCCACTGCTGCATTGAGGAGTGAA TTCTTCACAACCAAACCATATGCATGTGAGCCTTCTAGCCTTCCCAAATATCCTCCCAGCAAGGAGATGGATGCTAAGCTACGGGACGAAGAAGCTAGAAG ATTGAGAACTGCTGGCAAAGCTAATGCAGATGCTGTGAAGAGATCTCGTCAACGTGATCGAGCTGTAAGGGCATTTCCTGCTCCGGAAGCGAATGCTGAGCTTCAAGCCAATCTTGAT AGGAGGCGACTAATAACACATGCAAATGCAAAAAGCAAGAGCGAGAAGTTCCCTCCTCCACACCAAGATGGAACACTTGGCTATCCTTTGGGTTCTTCACACCATATTGATCCAGTTTTTGATCCTCCTGATGTTCCATTCAGTTCCACTCATTTCACATATTCGAAAGCACCTATCCAAACTTGGTCTGGCCCGTTGGTGGACTCTGCTCCCAGTGGTGCTCCAAGGAGAAAGAAACATACATCTGGTGATGTTCATGCACATTCAAAATCATCAAGGAAAGactcaaaaagataa